gagagtcacgagggcaaccaggctctgcatctagaggtaacgctggtggtggatgtggtgcatccccttcagcacgtggccgtggccgctcgtccttcttttcgggagctggccgtgttgagcctcaacatgcagagaaattagccgtcctcatcctcctcatcctctctcacacagactgatcatagttcgtctggcaaagcagctgatAGTGGCTGatagtggcagtgatgggcactgatgggtggcagtgatgcgcactgatcagcactggtaggtgacattgataggcagcactgctctgtggcactgatgaggcactgactggcaccactggtgggcatggctaggtggcagtgatgggcattgataggtggtactgattggcactgacaggtggcactggtggtcactaaTGAGGCAGAATTGtctcttccactggggaccgaAGTCCCTCACTCAGCAGCCGGTGATTGGCTTTttatttctcctcacgctgtcagcgcgaggagaaaaaaaaactgattacaGAGCTTTGTTTTGATCACATGATCAGCTTTCATTGGTTGACAGCTGATCTCAGTGACTCAGTGATCCCAGCACGCGCCGTGTGCGCCCTGCAAGGGGCGCGAGCAAAGGGGAGGACATCTATTTACGTCCTCCTGGCATCCTCTGTGTGTACccggagtccacctgtgtgtaatttaatctcagtgtaaatacagctgttctgtgaaagcCCTCAGAGGTATGTTAGAGAACCTCAGTGAAAACTGCGGGCAGTGTGTGACCCCCTACAACTGCGGGCAATGTGTGACCCCCTACAACTGCGGGCAATGTGTGACCCCCTACAACTGCGGGCAATGTGTGACCCCCTACAACTGCGGGCAATGTGTGACCCCCTACAACTGCGGGCAATGTGTGACCCCCTACAACTGCGGGCAATGTGTGACCCCCTACAACTGCGGGCAATGTGTGACCCCCTACAACTGCGGGCAATGTGTGACCCCCTACAACTGCGGGCAATGTGTGACCCCCTACAACTGCGGCAATGTGTGACCCCTACAACTGCGGGCAATGTGTGACCCCCTACAACTGCGGGCAATGTGTGACCCCCTACAACTGCGGGCAATGTGTGACCCCCTACAACTGCGGGCAATGTGTGACCCCCTACAACTGCGGGCAATGTGTGACCCCCTACAACTGCGGGCAATGTGTGACCCCCTACAACTGCGGGCAATGTGTGACCCCCTACAACTGCGGGCAATGTGTGACTCCCTACAACTGCGGGCAATGTGTGACCCCCTACAACTGCGGGCAATGTGTGACCCCCTACAACTGCGGGCAATGTGTGACCCCCTACAACTGCGGGCAATGTGTCACCCCCTACAACTACGGGCAATGTGTGACCACCTACAACTGCGGGCAATGTGTGACCACTTACAACTGTGGGGGCAATGTGTGACCCCCTACAACTGCGGGCAATGTGTGACCCCCTACAACTGTGGGCAATGTGTGACCCCCTACAACTGCGGGCAATGTGTGACCCCCTACAACTGCGGGCAATGTGTGACCCCCTACAACTACGGGCAATGTGTGACCACCTACAACTGCGGGCAATGTGTGACCCCTACAACTGCGGGCAATGTGTGACCCCCTACAACTGCGGGCAATGTGTGACCCCCTGCAACTGCGGGCAATGTGTGACCCCCTACAACTGCGGGCAATGTGTGACCCCCCTACAACTGCGGGCAATGTGTGACCCCCTACAACTGTGGCAATGTGTGACCCCCTACAACTGCGGCAATGTGTGACCCCCTACAACTGCGGGCAATGTGTGACCCCCTACAACTGCGGGCAATGTGTGACCCCCTACAACTGCGGGCAATGTGTGACCCCCTACAACTGCGGGCAATGTGTGACCCCCTACAACTGCGGGCAATGTGTGACCCCCTACAACTATGGCAATGTGTGACCCCCTACAACTGCGGGCAATGTGTGACCACCTACAACTGCGGGCAATGTGTGACCACCCTACAACTGCGGGCAATGTGTGACCCCCTACAACTGCGGGCAATGTGTGACCCCCTACAACTGCGGGCAATGTGTGACCACCCTACAACTGCGGGCAATGTGTGACCCCCTACAACTGCGGGCAATGTGTGACCCCCTACAACTGCGGGCAATGTGTGACCCCCTACAACTGCGGGCAATGTGTGACCCCCTACAACTGCGGGCAATGTGTGACCCCCTACAACTATGGCAATGTGTGACCCCCTACAACTGCGGGCAATGTGTGACCACCTACAACTGCGGGCAATGTGTGACCACCCTACAACTGCGGGCAATGTGTGACCCCCTACAACTGCGGGCAATGTGTGACCCCCTACAACTGCGGGCAATGTGTGACCACCCTACAACTGCTTGCAATGTGTGACCCCCTACAACTGCGGGCAATGTGTGACCCCCTACAACTGCGGGCAATGTGTGACCCCCTACAACTGCGGGCAATGTGTGACCCCTACAACTGCGGGCAATGTGTGACCCCCTACAACTGCGGGCAATGTGTGACCCCCTACAACTGCGGGCAATGTGTGACCCCCTACAACTGTGGGCAATGTGTGACCCCTACAACTGCGGGCAATGTGTGACCACCTACAACTGCGGGCAATGTGTGACCCCCTACAACTGCGGGCAATGTGTGACCACCTACAACTGCGGGCAATGTGTGACCCCCTACAACTCCGGGCAATGTGTGACCACCTACAACTGCGGGCAATGTGTGACCCCCTACAACTGCGGGCAATGTGTGACCCCCTACAACTGCGGGCAATGTGTGACCCCCTACAACTGCGGGCAATGTGTGACCCCCTACAACTGCGGGCAATGTGTGACCCACTACAACTGCGGGCAATGTGTGACCCCCTACAACTGCGAGCAATGTGTGACCACCTACAACTGCGGGCAATGTGTGACCCCCTACAACTGCGGGGCAATGTGTGACCCCCTACAACTGCGGGCAATGTGTGACCCCCTACAACTGCGGGCAATGTGTGACCCCCTACAACTGCGGGGCAATGTGTGACCCCCTACAACTGCGGGCAATGTGTGACCACCATGGCAGCCGACATTGACAACCCGAATTCTTCTCTATTATAGAAACGCTCTCAGGTGCGCAATAGGAAAGAATGTAAAAGATTTAGGTCACCTTACTTCTGATGGATGTCACTCAGCCGGCCCTCGGGGGCCACATTATTGGGGACGCTTCCAAAGAACAATGCGTATGTCACATAATATTTACCCAAACACAGCAATAAATGTCACGTGTCAGAAAAACATGCAAATATCTACTTCTCAATCCTCAAAAAGTATAAACACAAAACATATTGTACAGGGCAGTGCCAATGCACAATTGACCAGCTGTGACCTGCGACTCGTGAGATTCACGGGTCCTCCGTCTGACTATTCGGGGGTTTCGGTgatatgggggagggggatgtACATAATGGGGATCAGGAGGAAAGTAATGGACTTTAAAGGTACGTATTACATTTAACAAATGTATTAGTCTacacttctttagcaaggcagtggtggtcttggaggtgtgtttggggtggttatcatgttggaatacttccctgcggtccagtctctgaagggaggggatcatgctctgcttcagtatgtcacagtacatgttgacattcatggttccctcaatgatctgtagccccccagtgccggcagcactcatgcagccccagaccatgaccctccccccaccatgcctgactgtagacaagacacacttgcctgtgtcctcctcacctggcccctcccccacacacgcctgacaccatctgacaccaaatacctttatcttgtctcatcagaccGCAGGAcgcggttccagtaatccatgtcctcagtctgcttgtcttcagaaaactgtttgcggctctttcttgtgcatcatctttagaagaggcttccttctggggcgacagccatgcagaccaatttgatgcagtgtgaggcgtatggtctgagccagGGCCAATCCTGGGCAGGTGCGCGGTGTGCACCggacccaggcgccgcagaggtgggggcgcctaAATGCCagactgctcccctccctcctcctctccttggccTTGTCTGTGCCACGCACACAGTGGCATTGCAAGGGGAGAGCAAGTTTTTCCACTGGGGGCCAGGGGGTCACGTGCAGCAGCAGGCAGCAGCTGGGAGCTTTATCTGTCTGATGCACAGCACAGGAGAGCATAGAGAGAACCAAGCGGAGGGAGGATCTGCCCatcggcagcacagtggtgtagtggttagcacttacaCCTAGCAGCAAAGTGAATCCcgaaccacgacaccatctgcctggagtttgcatggtctccctgtgcctgcgtgggtttcttccgggtactccggtttcctcccacactccaaagacctaGCATatggcctattagagcctatggctctaatcaggtgcttccaaaaaataccccgccgctgtaattcaggtgcccgaaaaaggggccggacacctgaatagggggcggcagcagcgaccatagatagattcatgcaatacatTGCATGAATGGCTCgtcttggctcgtctctgacttctcctgtttgcctgttttcctgacccttggcctgtccctcggttacctttgtctgcctgttgccccgacctcggcttacccatcactatcgtttgtcctggttgctgcttcccctctctccctgcggagcgtgaccttggggaccccaggggtcgcgacctggatccagctgcaggcgaaggccatcctcactaccagaggctctggtgaacacaaagttgGGTCTTAGACTagacgccctggggaatcttgggttcacgcttcctctttgatcgcagcagtcggccatagggttcactaccctgtggtgcatccctgaccccaacggggtgcacttgtcacctggccacaggtgacctgacaggttGGCACCCGTgtgccctttatggatgcacgGCCACTACTTGATTATCTGACGTGAAGTTCAGGAGAGACATtgagggtctaataaacccctgaTGTCTTCATAAAAAGCACCGTATGCTGTATAGTTCCATAGTAGGTACAGCTGAGTAAAGACAATTGTCCACCCAGTTCAACCCGTGTAACATAATCTAAAAATACATTGCACATTATTTCAGATGGTTTGAGGGACTACATTGGATCAGACAAACAGTGTAGCATTTTTGTTTAAATGTTGCTCCTTAGAACTTTATTATTaaaagtgaaggaaaaaaaaatcttattttggatggcgtaagggagggttatacccctgtcagtttttgttttgtcatctgtgtcccattggggagatttcccttcatttcctgtcccatagccacaacaggaagtgagagaaaatccctccaaagtgagggaatccctggttgaccAGTGGCGGTGtttccatagtgggcgcaggagagcgccgccccctctctcctgcacccatcaatctccaatagatagattcatgcagtgcATGAATCTATTGTCGTCACTGCcgcccccctattcaggtgtccggcccccttgttgagcgccggccatctgaactaCAGCAGTGGGGGTGTTTCGGAAGTGCCAATTAGAGccaataggcttcctgattagagcctgtgggctctaataggcttccaaatggttaacactgctgtgttagggaatcgcttccctaacactgacccgcctctcaaccaatcaggtgcaccgggtctggttaccggtcacctgattggctgaagtgacaggcgctaggcgtccaatcatagcatctCTGACatgaagaggatgggagaagacatcgaggactcggagggagcgtggaggacggcgctgacccgagaaaggtcagtgctgggtggggggggggggggcaaactggctgcatttgatggggcaaactggtggcatttgatggggcaaactggtggcatttgatgcaGGGGCGTCGGCAGGGGGTGgctaggggggctggagccccgaatgtgcccccgaaaagcccagagtctcatgTTTGCAAGGCTCCAATGTAAGCCCCGAGCGAGCGGCGAGCGCCAGGACCGTTCTGATCCCAAGCGCCCCTGAATGCGGCCGAGTGCCATAGCaggtcccaccttctggagcctgcgcaacgcctatgatggacgtcccactggtccaatcctgggaccgtggaacgtgtgacgtccatcataggtgctgcaggctccagaaggcgggaattacaatgcggcCGCCGCGTCACATCCCCGCTCGGCGCTTGGGCTGGCGGCTTTCCTCCCCAGCTCCACCTTAAAAGgcgttttcttaaaaaaaaaaaaaaaaaatcacctataTTGAATACATTTTGCATAGTGTAGgaatcactggggtagattcaggtaccttttgcgccctcttacggaggtgcagcgtaccgttttaacgctgcgcctccgtaaattacgtgtgctacgcttcattcatgaagcagtagctacgtaatttgcgcgggcgctccttgaaAATGCCCGgcgccctaatttaaatgatcccgtagggggcgtggattatttaaattaggcgcgttcccgcaccgaacgttgtgc
This sequence is a window from Rana temporaria chromosome 10, aRanTem1.1, whole genome shotgun sequence. Protein-coding genes within it:
- the LOC120915890 gene encoding zinc finger protein 283-like, with product MCDPLQLRAMCDPLQLRAMCDPLQLWAMCDPYNCGQCVTTYNCGQCVTPYNCGQCVTTYNCGQCVTPYNSGQCVTTYNCGQCVTPYNCGQCVTPYNCGQCVTPYNCGQCVTPYNCGQCVTHYNCGQCVTPYNCEQCVTTYNCGQCVTPYNCGAMCDPLQLRAMCDPLQLRAMCDPLQLRGNV